Part of the Nitrospinaceae bacterium genome is shown below.
AGAACATTGACCACCACCAGGACCAAAATAATTTCAACCCATGGGATAGACCCCGATGACCAAATATCAACTAAACCTTCAGGCATGAAACCAATCTCCAAAATACAAACTTTATCGACACACCCCAAAGTACTTCCTTACTACCTTTTAAATATAACCCATTTGTACAAATAAGCCAAATAGCAAAGATACTATGAACAAATCAGGGCATAAACTATTACAAATAGGTCCATTACTCCTATTTTAGCTGAAGAGACATTTCATCTTGTCCATAATTTCTTTTATTATTTTCGCTCTTTTTAGGTCTCAGGGCTGCCCAGCCAGCATTTCATAAATCGCCATGGTTTCTTTGGCCGCTCTGTCCCAGGTAAAACCCGAGGCATGTCGGATACCACTAAGTCGCATTTCCTCGTACGCATCACCCACCTCGGCGGCATTAAAAATAGCAGTGGCCCATGCTTCTTCATCATTTGGGTCCAACAAGATCGCAGTATCACCCCCAGCTTCGGGAAGCGAGGCTGCCATTGAACTGATAACCGGGGTTCCGCAGGCCATTGCATCCAAAACAGGAAGCCCGAAACCTTCGTACAAGGAGGGATATAAAAAAAGTCTGGCACCAGCATATAACGTGGGAAGATCGTTGTCTGCGATATGACCAAGAAGGCGAATACCAGCACGCTCTCCTCCCGCTTCGTTGATCAGATTTTGAATTAAGCGACCATAAGGGCTGCTCATATCCCCCGCCAGGACCAACGAAAGATCCATTCCTCGTTTTCGTGCCTTACCATATGCGCCCAGCAATACCTCAAGATTCTTCCGATAGTCAAACCCACCAACATATAGCAAATAGTCATTTTCAAGATCTAACCTTTCCCGAAGGAGATGAATCTCATTATCGTTTTCGGGAACCACCATGCCGGGCGCAGGAGCCGGATACACAACGTGCACCCTGTCTTCGGGAAATCCCATTAAGCGCACCAGATCCGCCCGTGAGTGCTCCGATATGGCGATAACACGATCAACCCTTCCCAGAGCGTAGCTCAGATATCGCGAATACATCCCAATTTTCGCCCTCACTGGCAGCGCATAGCGATCAAGATAAATATCCTTCACCGCCAAGGGCATGAGGTCATAGACACTCCCGACAACCGGCACCGACATTCTGCGTAGCGGGAGGTTCCACTGAAAGTAGGCGTGAAGAACATCAGGCCGAGCTAGCTTCACTTGGCCGTGCAGATGCAAGGCATCCCGAATCCACGAAAATGAGAACACACCGCCGCAACCGGCTCTCGATATAGTTTCGGCGTTGGATGTAGAAGCCACTCCAAAAGATGCGCCTTCCACTCCACCAGGTGTGAAGAGGAGATAGTGGTGGGAGCCTTCGGCGCGCAACAATGCCTCCAGGAGAAAGCCCCCCAACGCCCCAACACCACGATTTCTGTGCTGAACAATTGGAGCCGTATCAATTCCAATTCGCATCAAGAAAATCTCATCCTATAAATTTCGAAAGTCGCTGAATTCATGTCAACCCTCCTCCAGAGACCAATTTCACTCTGATTAATAAACGTTGAGAAGCAGACCGTAATCCCCGAAAAGAAGGCCTTCGACACTTTCATTATCACCTATCCTACAATTTCTGAATTAATTTTAAAATTCTTACAAAATCCTAATTAAAAACTTTTATTGTTTGAATTATCAGGGGTTGCATTGATACCCCTTTTTTGAGCAAATGAAACTGTTGTCTGGCTACTACTTTTGAGAAGCCCCAAAAGCTCCGTGAAATGAAATTTAATAATTATTTTAAAAAAAGCAAAACTACTTAGTACGAAAAGAATACTAAATAGACTTAGCAAAGAAACAAGAATTTCGGCTCTCCTGACATCGTGAAAAATGCCGCTGAAGCTCAAAAGCTTCTCTTTGTCATTTAGATGCCTTATTGAGTGAGGTCTCAGATAAATGGCCCAGGACAAAATTGATCCTGCTACCCCAATCCTCGTTGCCGAGAGCAGCCCGGTCCAGCAGGCGCTCGTCAAAGAATTTCTAGAAGATTTTCATTTCCAAGATATAACAATCATTAAAGATGGCTATGAACTTCTCAAAGCTATCAAAGGGCAGAAATACGGTTTCATGATTATCGATCACCACCTAAGTAAATCGAATAGCCTAAACACCATATCAAGCATACGCGACTGTCCGCTTAACAACGACACACCTATTATTTTCACTTACAACAACAATATGGAATTGGACGAGAAGAGAGATTTACTCTCGGACATGAAATCCATGACTCTTTCGGCTCTTATTCCAAAACCATTTGGAAAAGATATTTTTCGCGATAGTGTCGAAAAAGCATCGAATAGCACCATTGTTACAGCCACCGAACAAGAATTGCGTGGAGAAAAATCTCTCACCGCAACGACAGTCGCTCTTGAACTCGCTAGCAGCCTCAGGGATTCTGGTGAATTCGAGAACGCTGGCAAAATATATATTGAGGCCATGCTCAGCGTTTTTCATGGAATGGCGGAAGTTTATCTCGCAAGCGGAAAAATAGACGCGTGCAAATCCGTTCTTCGCGAAGCCTGCCGAATTGATCCCGAAACCGAGAAAAAATTCTTAGCCAAAACACAAAAATTCATTGATCGGGGAAATGAAAATCTCAAATTAAAACGATTCCGCATCGCGAAATTCGAATTCGAAGCCGCACTATACCTCGACAACAATTGCCTGCCTGCACATTCGGGCATCGGAGAAAGCCTCCTT
Proteins encoded:
- a CDS encoding glycosyltransferase family 4 protein produces the protein MRIGIDTAPIVQHRNRGVGALGGFLLEALLRAEGSHHYLLFTPGGVEGASFGVASTSNAETISRAGCGGVFSFSWIRDALHLHGQVKLARPDVLHAYFQWNLPLRRMSVPVVGSVYDLMPLAVKDIYLDRYALPVRAKIGMYSRYLSYALGRVDRVIAISEHSRADLVRLMGFPEDRVHVVYPAPAPGMVVPENDNEIHLLRERLDLENDYLLYVGGFDYRKNLEVLLGAYGKARKRGMDLSLVLAGDMSSPYGRLIQNLINEAGGERAGIRLLGHIADNDLPTLYAGARLFLYPSLYEGFGLPVLDAMACGTPVISSMAASLPEAGGDTAILLDPNDEEAWATAIFNAAEVGDAYEEMRLSGIRHASGFTWDRAAKETMAIYEMLAGQP
- a CDS encoding response regulator, translated to MAQDKIDPATPILVAESSPVQQALVKEFLEDFHFQDITIIKDGYELLKAIKGQKYGFMIIDHHLSKSNSLNTISSIRDCPLNNDTPIIFTYNNNMELDEKRDLLSDMKSMTLSALIPKPFGKDIFRDSVEKASNSTIVTATEQELRGEKSLTATTVALELASSLRDSGEFENAGKIYIEAMLSVFHGMAEVYLASGKIDACKSVLREACRIDPETEKKFLAKTQKFIDRGNENLKLKRFRIAKFEFEAALYLDNNCLPAHSGIGESLLGLKEKDGALESFKKVLEFQPDIQSRLMYKRIGTVAFKLKEYEIAIKAYEIAIGFIQTDPELYYLQSLVFVSQWKFEDALLSINRAINLNSSFKEAINAKKKIMAWMAAKNKNPVAATAPTS